One genomic region from Actinocatenispora thailandica encodes:
- the amrS gene encoding AmmeMemoRadiSam system radical SAM enzyme, whose amino-acid sequence MGSTEVDVDPPRRRPERAGSAGDDRLSLDDPFTVPTDYWHPLPDGRIQCDVCPRACKLHEGQRGLCFVRGRVDDQVVLASYGRSSGFCVDPIEKKPLNHFLPGTPVLSFGTAGCNLACRFCQNWDISKSREIDTLASAAGPEALARAAEQLGCRSIAFTYNDPTIFLEYAMDVADACRERGIKAVAVSAGYINEAACRDLYSHMDAANIDLKAFSEQFYRKVTFGKLDNVLATLDHLRETDVWFEVTTLLIPGQNDSDDEIAKQCDWFAEHLGPDVPLHFTAFHPDFKMRDIPRTPPATLRRARQLARERGLHHVYTGNVHDADGQTTYCPSCGKPVIVRDWYVLGEYRLTDDGHCVHCGASVAGVFAGPPGEWGSRRQPVRLVERGGRGPHDRRTSPVTADGAR is encoded by the coding sequence ATGGGAAGCACCGAGGTCGACGTCGACCCACCGCGCCGGCGGCCGGAGCGAGCCGGTTCGGCCGGCGACGACCGGCTCAGCCTGGACGACCCGTTCACGGTGCCCACCGACTACTGGCACCCGCTGCCGGACGGCCGGATCCAGTGCGACGTGTGCCCGCGCGCCTGCAAGCTGCACGAGGGGCAGCGCGGGCTGTGCTTCGTCCGCGGCCGGGTCGACGACCAGGTCGTGCTCGCGTCGTACGGGCGGTCCTCGGGGTTCTGCGTCGACCCGATCGAGAAGAAGCCGCTGAACCACTTCCTGCCGGGCACGCCGGTGCTGTCGTTCGGCACCGCGGGCTGCAACCTGGCCTGCCGGTTCTGCCAGAACTGGGACATCTCCAAGTCGCGCGAGATCGACACGCTGGCCTCGGCCGCCGGCCCGGAGGCGCTGGCCCGCGCCGCCGAACAGCTGGGCTGCCGCTCGATCGCCTTCACCTACAACGACCCGACGATCTTCCTGGAGTACGCGATGGACGTCGCGGACGCCTGCCGGGAGCGCGGGATCAAGGCGGTGGCGGTGAGCGCCGGCTACATCAACGAGGCGGCCTGCCGCGATCTGTACTCGCACATGGACGCGGCGAACATCGACCTCAAGGCGTTCAGCGAGCAGTTCTACCGCAAGGTCACGTTCGGCAAGCTGGACAACGTGCTGGCCACGCTCGACCACCTCCGGGAGACCGACGTCTGGTTCGAGGTGACGACGCTGCTGATCCCCGGGCAGAACGACTCGGACGACGAGATCGCGAAGCAGTGCGACTGGTTCGCCGAGCATCTCGGCCCGGACGTGCCGCTGCACTTCACCGCGTTCCATCCGGACTTCAAGATGCGCGACATCCCGCGCACCCCGCCGGCGACGCTGCGCCGGGCCCGGCAGCTCGCCCGGGAGCGCGGCCTGCACCACGTCTACACCGGCAACGTGCACGACGCCGACGGCCAGACCACCTACTGCCCGTCCTGCGGGAAACCGGTGATCGTCCGGGACTGGTACGTGCTGGGCGAGTACCGCCTGACCGACGACGGCCACTGCGTCCACTGTGGAGCGTCCGTCGCCGGGGTGTTCGCCGGCCCGCCCGGCGAGTGGGGTTCCCGGCGGCAGCCGGTCCGGCTGGTGGAGCGCGGCGGCCGTGGCCCGCACGACCGGCGCACCTCCCCGGTCACCGCGGACGGTGCCCGGTGA
- the amrB gene encoding AmmeMemoRadiSam system protein B, whose protein sequence is MTVREPAVAGKFYPSDPDTLRTLVGSLLADVEVPVDEALAPAYVVPHAGYRFSGPTAALVYARLAAHAERIARVLLIGPSHFVRLAGCAVSTVDRWATPLGEVPLDAIGRNTLVEAGAAEANDEPHQPEHSLEVQVPFLQAVLTPGTPILPVAAGPANADAVADLLAVGIRRPGTVLLCSTDLSHYHPDAAARAQDAATIRAVLERSPDRIGVRDACGVFGLRGLTTLAARAGWTPRLLGYATSADTIGPPDRVVGYAAFALS, encoded by the coding sequence GTGACGGTGCGCGAGCCGGCGGTGGCCGGGAAGTTCTATCCGAGCGATCCGGACACCCTGCGCACCCTGGTCGGCTCGCTGCTGGCCGACGTCGAGGTGCCGGTCGACGAGGCGCTCGCCCCGGCGTACGTGGTCCCGCACGCCGGTTACCGGTTCTCCGGCCCCACCGCCGCCCTGGTGTACGCGCGGCTGGCGGCGCACGCCGAACGGATTGCCCGGGTGCTGCTGATCGGCCCGTCGCACTTCGTCCGCCTCGCCGGCTGCGCAGTCTCCACAGTAGACAGATGGGCGACCCCGCTGGGCGAGGTCCCACTGGACGCGATCGGGCGCAACACCCTGGTCGAGGCGGGTGCGGCCGAGGCGAACGACGAGCCGCACCAACCCGAGCACTCGCTGGAGGTACAGGTCCCGTTCCTGCAGGCGGTGCTCACGCCGGGCACCCCGATCCTGCCGGTGGCGGCCGGGCCGGCGAACGCGGACGCGGTGGCCGACCTGCTCGCCGTTGGTATCCGCCGTCCCGGCACCGTGCTGCTCTGCTCCACCGACCTGTCGCACTACCACCCGGACGCCGCGGCCCGCGCGCAGGACGCGGCCACCATCCGCGCCGTGCTGGAGCGTTCGCCGGACCGGATCGGGGTCCGGGACGCCTGCGGCGTGTTCGGGCTGCGCGGCCTCACCACCCTCGCCGCCCGCGCCGGCTGGACCCCGCGGCTGCTCGGCTACGCGACCTCCGCGGACACGATCGGACCGCCCGACCGCGTCGTCGGCTACGCCGCCTTCGCCCTGTCCTGA
- the fbaA gene encoding class II fructose-bisphosphate aldolase, whose product MPIATPEVYAEMLDRAKAGSFAYPAINVTSSQTLNAALRGFAEAGSDGIVQVSTGGAEYLSGPTMKNMVTGAVALAGYAHEVAKQYPVNIALHTDHCPKNKLDSYVRPLLAISAERVARGEEPLFQSHMWDGSAVPLAENLEIGRELLAQAHQARIILEVEIGVVGGEEDGVVGEINDKLYTTPADGLKTVEALGTGENGRYLTALTFGNVHGVYKPGNVKLRPEILKQIQDEVGAKVGRQRPFDLVFHGGSGSTLDEIRAAVDYGVVKMNIDTDTQYAFTRPVVDHMLRNYDGVLKIDGEVGNKKQYDPRAWGKAAEQGMAERVQAACEALRSRGTTLAK is encoded by the coding sequence ATGCCCATCGCCACGCCCGAGGTGTACGCCGAGATGCTGGACCGCGCGAAGGCGGGCAGCTTCGCGTACCCGGCGATCAACGTGACCTCGTCGCAGACCCTGAACGCCGCGCTGCGCGGCTTCGCCGAGGCCGGCAGCGACGGGATCGTCCAGGTGTCCACGGGCGGCGCCGAATACCTGTCCGGCCCCACCATGAAGAACATGGTCACCGGTGCGGTCGCGCTCGCCGGGTACGCGCACGAGGTGGCGAAGCAGTACCCGGTGAACATCGCGCTGCACACCGACCACTGCCCGAAGAACAAGCTCGACTCGTACGTGCGTCCGCTGCTCGCGATCTCGGCGGAGCGGGTGGCGCGGGGCGAGGAGCCGCTGTTCCAGTCGCACATGTGGGACGGCTCGGCGGTGCCGCTGGCGGAGAACCTGGAGATCGGCCGGGAACTGCTGGCCCAGGCGCACCAGGCCAGGATCATCCTGGAGGTCGAGATCGGGGTGGTCGGCGGCGAGGAGGACGGCGTCGTCGGCGAGATCAACGACAAGCTCTACACCACGCCGGCGGACGGGCTGAAGACCGTCGAGGCGCTCGGTACCGGCGAGAACGGCCGCTACCTGACCGCGCTGACGTTCGGCAACGTGCACGGGGTGTACAAGCCGGGCAACGTGAAGCTGCGGCCGGAGATCCTGAAGCAGATCCAGGACGAGGTCGGCGCGAAGGTCGGCCGGCAGCGCCCGTTCGACCTGGTGTTCCACGGCGGGTCCGGTTCGACGCTGGACGAGATCCGGGCGGCGGTCGACTACGGCGTGGTGAAGATGAACATCGACACCGACACCCAGTACGCGTTCACCCGGCCGGTGGTCGACCACATGCTGCGCAACTACGACGGCGTGCTGAAGATCGACGGTGAGGTGGGCAACAAGAAGCAGTACGACCCGCGGGCCTGGGGCAAGGCTGCCGAGCAGGGCATGGCCGAGCGGGTCCAGGCGGCCTGCGAGGCGCTGCGCTCCCGCGGTACGACGCT